DNA from Vitis vinifera cultivar Pinot Noir 40024 chromosome 19, ASM3070453v1:
GATCTAGACTTTTCTTTGTTGAAATCCATGTAGCAGATGGTGATATAGATGTTGGTTAGCCAAGAAATCCAATTCTTGATGTTGTTGTGAGCCTCTAGTTATTTTAGAGAGAATTACTATgaacccattattattattggtgatAGTGGGAGTTTGACTATGATCCCATGGTTTTTTCCCGTATTGGGTTTCCACGTAAAATTTCTTGGTGTTCTCTTGGATTGTTTTATTGTCTGTGGTgctttcattaatatttattttattactcttatggatatttgatgaaaatccTATTTTAGGCAcacaaagaaaggaaaataattatttgttgtGTGTTGTTTTTCTGGTTTTTCCCAACAGGAAAGACCCTAAATATCACTATGAATCATCAAAAAAGGTTTAGAAGATTTGTATGGCTAAGCATTAAAAGTAGCATGATGATGTTTGGTTAACTGACACACTTcacattgaaaattaataagttttttattgtGAAACAAATCTAGAAACAAGcgttttaaataaagaaaatttggatAACCTAACCGTCTATGCCATAACATCattttttcactatttgaaagaagaaaaaaaatgacaactAGCAATTAGAGATTGTTTAATCACACCGAAATCCTTTCAAAATAGTAGTCTTTCACTATTTTGGTATCATagttcaattaaaaatatatatatataaaatagtgaATTAGTGATTCAATAACATATGAATATTGCAATCTCAGCATTTTATGTGTGGTTAAATATGAACTACAAAATCAAAATGCGAGGAAtaacatttaaatataaaaacatgggATTATGAGTCTTTCACTCacattttcatatcttttttatattttctattttatttactttattagtttatttccatttttatttttattttttttaactttatgatttttaaaatttataattttaatttaaaataatgaaaatattatgattttctaaaaacattgtgttcctcaaaatttattattttattttttaaaattattttcaattttaataatatataaaatatatatttataacgtCATCAATTCAACCTATGCTCAATAGCCCGTCCAACAAATGAACTATGAATTGTTAACTTTTTCAGTTCAATAATCAGTCCTTAAAACATTGGCTAGTTTAAGTTTAGAACCGGTGAGATATCCTAGCTTTCCCCACCCACAAATGACCATCTTTATCAAGGTGGACCATTGGAGAAAATTTTTTCCATTGAGCTTGTGGGACGTGATTTGAAGGGAGGCTAAAGTAGGATCGGAAGTTGTTGCGGTAGCAATGGTGGAGGTTGACTGGACAGTTTATTATGAAACTTTCGAGTCTCCTCCTGCTACTCCGATAAGGGCCTTTTTATACATCCTTTCTCTACTATTCCACTCTAATACCATGAAAACAGAAATAGAGAAAAGATGGGGAGGCTTCAACTATAATTCTTATTGAATCAAGAGACTAAATTACATGGCCTTTTATAGACTAGGCTAAGCACAATCAGAAAACCTAACTCCAacctaaaagataaaaaaataataataaataaataaataaataataaaaaataaaaaccaaataaaagataaatattaacattatcttctaaatatataaaagataaatatatagaaaataaatattctaGAATATCAACATTTTCCTTACTCCTCCCCtatgtttttctcattatttttcttcttttaggtaaaaactaaggaagatgttttatttttattttttaaatatttttctttctatttttgcaCTTTCCAATTTCAATATCAcccaaattacaaaaaaatgactttaggattatttgattaattaaaataatgaaataatccCAAATTTATACTCTAATTCTATAAATTTTTCAACTTGAAAAATGTTCCCTTTTTCCAACTTAAAAAatgctctatttttttttatataaaaatatccttattgttctaataaaaataacattttcttttaaagctcacataaaataatcaaaatattaaaggaTATTTCTACCAAAACTAGGTTATTTTTCAACCTCAAATAAATTTGGGATCATTTCATTACTTTTAATCAAACAGTTCATTgtttttctaccatttcttttGCTTTCACATGTTTCAAGATCCAAACACATCTTAGCCCTAATGCAGTGGTATCATAAAATAGACAGAGTAAAAGTCCAGCCTGGTTTTATGTGGGACACAACAcacaatttgataaattttgagGTAATGAGGTTGCATGGGTGTCAGTTTATTTTAGGCCATCAAAATGAATTCCCAGCCCATGAATTAGGAAATGTACCATGTTGTCAACCTTATCAGAAGAGAGTAGGTGTGATTTTCTTACCTGCATGTCTATATCTGGATTTTCTTGCATTAGAAAAGCATTTTCCTGATAAGGAAAGTATGGCCCTTAATGATGGGGTATCCAAGAAAGCAAGCAACAGGATTAATTCCAGAGTCATTTTAAGGAAATAagaattttccttaattattctcAAGTCAAATCGGTTTTCAATCCTTCTCACACATCCCAAATTGTGAATTTTTAACCATGAGAGATTCCATTCACAAGAGAGGATCAAAGACAATTATAAAGAAAggataatattaaattttccttCAATGAATATAATTCAATTTGCAATCAATAAAATAGAATGtacagaaaaaagaaataccAACACTGCCTCATGTATTACAATCTGTCACGTTAAGAACCATTGCCTAAAAAATCATTGTAAAGCATACATATAGATATATGAATAAGTTTGTAGAACACATCACAGGGGAAAAATATGGCAGAACCTCAAGATGGAGTCACTCAGCCAAAGCCCCAAGAGCAGCAACACTTGGACATTGAAGCTACTGGTATGCATTTCTCAAGAAAATagtcctttttttcctttttccaatgAAGATGAACCTGAAAGTATCAATAAACAAGTTGAATTGTTTTTGTACATCCAAGAGTAGAATGATCAAAGAAGTGAAGTTAAGGAAGCAGGGATACTAACCATGTTGTGATTGGTTGAAGCAGGGGATGAAGAGGTTAATGATTGTCCCATAGAGCAAGTGAGGCTCACAGTTCCAATCACAGATGATCCAACAGAACCTGTTCTGACATTCAGGACATGGGTGCTTGGTGTAGCATCCTGTGTGATTCTGTCCTTTGTGAACCAATTCTTTGGTTATCGCAGTAATCAACTCAGCATTTCATCAGTCTCAGCACAGATAGTTACCCTGCCACTAGGGAAGTTCATGGCTGCAACACTCCCAGAGAAACCGATCAAAGTCCCATGCACAAAGTGGTCGTTTTCCCTGAATCCAGGGCCTTTTAATATCAAGGAGCATGTGTTGATCACCATGTTTGCCAACTCTGGATCGGGTGGTGTTTATGCAGTTGGTATCCTTACAATTGTCAAGGCATTCTACAAAAGGAGTCTCAGCCCAGGAGCAGGATACTTGCTAGTACAAACCACTCAGGTAGGTTTGGCCTTTTTTACAGTCAATTCAATCTCTCCCTTTGAACCATCTAGTCTGATCATTGATGACCCTGGTTTGAAAGCCAGAGGACTTTCTTTCATCATTGaggatttttgttttctatacaGCTGATCCAACATAATATCACATTCACCATCATTTTTGTATTCTTTCGTAGGTGGACATTGTTCAATTAGTTAATTCTATGATGCTTATGTTTTacatatattacttattttgtagTATATGGTTTCCaccaattaatttgatattttaatttctctTGTTGACCTTCATAGTTTCTCTTCTTCTATTGAATTCAGTTGCTTGGCTATGGATGGGCTGGCCTGTTCAGAAAATACCTAGTGGACTCCCCCTATATGTGGTGGCCATCAAATCTAGTCCAAGTCTCTCTCTTCAGGTTcatctccctctccctctccctctccctctccctcaccctctccctctctttcATTCTCATGAAAATGGTTTTTGTTAAATTGCAGGGCATtgcatgaaaaagaaaaaagaagcaaaggagGACTCACTAGGCTGCAATTCTTTCTCATTGTGTTCATTTCAAGCTTTGCCTACTACCTGGTCCCAAACTACTTGTTTCCTTCCATCGGTACCGTCTCcattatttgtttgatttggaaGAACTCAATCACTGCCCAACAGATTGGTTCAGGCCTCTATGGCATGGGCCTTGGATCATTCGGCCTCGACTGGGCCACAGTTGCTAGTTTCTTAGGAAGTCCCTTAGCCACTCCTGGCTTTGCCATCATTAATATTCTTGTTGGGTTTTTCATAATTGTCTATATTTTGCTCCCCCTTACCTATTACAATAATGCATATGAAGCTAAGAAATTCCCTATATTCTCATCTCACACCTTCGATTCAACTGGTCAGCCATACAATCTCACCAGAATTTTgaacccaaaaactttctcaGTCGACCTAGCTGAATACAATGCTTATAGCAAACTTTATCTTAGTGTCTTCTTTTCAGTCACATATGGGATTTCTTTTGCAACTCTTGCAGCTTCTGTCTCACATGTTGCACTCTTCAATGGAAGGTAAGTCTTTCTTAACATTCTTAGCTTTGTCTTCAATCCATTTTCTTGACAATCCTTGTTGACCCCACATTCTTCTCATGGTTTTTctaccaaaaaaaattgtttagtaCTATCTGGCAAATGTGGACTAAGACGAGGGCAGCAGCAGGAGAGAAGTTTGGAGACGTGCATACGAGACTGATGAAGAAGAACTATAAAATAGTCCCCCAATGGtggttttatttaattttgattgtaGTGCTTGGTCTTTCACTCCTTGCCTGTGAAGGTTTCGACAAGCAGCTTCAACTACCATGGTGGGGAATTTTGCTATGTTGTGCCTTGGCATTCTTTTTCACCTTACCCATCGGCATAATAACGGCCACGACAAATCAGGCATGGTTGTTTTACATgggttttgtttatttgttttacatCATGTGTTGAACTTGAGAAGTTGTAGAACCAGAACACAATTAAGAATTGCCATTCATTCCTAAATCAAAGTTGTTATGCTTATGCAGCAACCAGGGCTAAATGTGATCACAGAGCTGATTATTGGGTTCATATACCCAGGGAAGCCGCTTGCAAATGTGGTTTTCAAGACCTATGGCTATATCAGCATGTCGCAGGCACTCACATTTCTCAGTGATTTCAAATTAGGCCACTACATGAAGATCCCACCCCGATCCATGTTCCTCGTTCAGGTAAATCATCCTACCAACAATATCTCAGTTTTTGACTAACTTTAAATTCCTCCCATTAAAATGTTTTGGTCTGTGTTCAGTTAGTTGGAACTGTGATTGCTTCAAGCGTCTACTTTGGGACAGCATGGTGGCTTCTTACAACCGTGAAGCATATATGCGATCGGGATTTGCTACCAGAAGGAAGTCCATGGACATGCCCTGGTGATGACGTTTTCTACAATGCTTCAGTCATATGGGGAGTTATTGGTCCACTCAGAATGTTCGGAAGGTTGGGGGTCTACCCAGAGATGAATTGGTTTTTCCTTGCTGGCTTTCTTGCCCCTGTTCCAGTATGGTTCCTTTCACGCAAATTCCCCAACCAAAAATGGATCAGGCTCATCCACATGCCCATTATCATAGGAGCTACAGGAAACATGCCACCAGCTAGAGCTGTGCACTTTGTGATGTGGGGAATTGTGGGAGTTTTCTTCAACTTCTATGTTTACAACAGGTACAAGCAGTGGTGGGCCAAGCACACCTACATCTTATCAGCAGCTTTAGATGCTGGGGTTGCCTTTATGGGAATCATCATTTTCTTTGCCCTTCAATCTAAAGATATTTTTGGTGTGGACTGGTGGGGTTTGGCAGCAGATGATCATTGCCCACTGGCTTCATGCCCTACAGCACCGGGGGTTGTGGCTGAAGGTTGTCCTCGTGTTTGAGAACAAAATTGTATTCTTCTTTCTAGGAAATCGTTTTAGTGGTGTTTATGGTGTGAAGTTCCAGTAGTctctaattataaaataaagaagtcTCCAATTATTATAGACATTGGATTATAAAACAAAGAATTGTAGTCTCTAATTCCTACAGAAATCaggttataaaataaagaaatgcatTTTCCCTTTAGAATAgtaatttatatgttttaaaaaaattaaagattttatttcCTATAGAGTTCTAATCATTCTAAAATTAAGATTCCGTTAAACTAAAAATGAGGAAAACAAACACACTCGGAGAAACACTTACCCAAATTTCAATTGAAACAAccaacttcatttttttattaaaagatttaaGTTATGAATAGCTatctaaatataatataaattaaaagcataattagataaattaaaagtatttacaaaaaaactaaaattataaaataagtaacaaATTTCAATTCCAATAAATATTGGATTATAAaatgaagaattaaagaaaaaatgtatACTTAAATGCTAACTCACCTCTCAAATTTACCAACTACCTTAAAATTCAATCTTCTCTCAACCCACATCCGACAAACTCTTCGAAGAattaggtgatgtttgttttttttgttttttgctgaaagcaatttattttcataatttaagttatttgtttttctactttttcatgacttattataaactttttactaaatagaaaaaaccaaaatatataactttttctaaatagaaaaaataacatattagtttttttactttttaatacttaatagaaataaaatattataaaaacaaacaacataatatttaacactattaagcattaaggttctatttagaattaagtaaaaaaaacaaacaccaccttagcattgttttaaagagaattaaattttaatatgacTAATATTAATAGGTTGTAGTAATAGAATAAATTTTGTAACATTAAGTATTAATAGGTTGTaattaaaactccatttggaattgtaatttacattaaaataaacaaagattCTCAAGAAATTCTAGTTATCTCAAAATGAAGATTcaactaaattaaaaatgaaaagaaaaaaaaaataaaacttcttaAGAAACACTTACCTCAATTTCAATTGAAATAACcaacttcattttctttttagtaaAACCTTCAAGTTATAAATACtagtcaaaaaaataatataattagacaaattaaaagtatttacaaaaatataaaatttatagaataagtattaaaaaaaacttttattccaATAAACATtggattataaaataaaaatttaggattcataaatataaaaaaacatattcttgaATACTAAATTGGATTACCTCTCaaatttaccaaacaccttgAATTCCAATCTTTCCCTAATAAACATGTAAGTAAAATCATCAACAACACTAAATTGGCAACAACAATTGAACTAATTGTGTTCCCAAAAAACCCATTGAATgctaaaacaataaataaataacatacacaatcaacaaaaatgcaaaaaattaggatgaaatgataaaaaccaaaaccctaaaatctaATAACCCAAATGATCAATAACACAAGAGACACAACCCCGATAAATTAAAACACAAACAATTGATACGCAAAAATACCATAAATGTGAGaaattattctattaatttttgtatagtcattaaaaaaatatttatcttaattaGTTCTCTAAAACTTTTTGGAATCAAATCACAGTCAACATCTTGGATTGTCAACTCCACAAACACAATTCCTTTCTCTTTACATGAATAGGAGATAAACAACAACCTCCTTTCACCAATAAGCATGTTATGATTCCTTAGTTCCCaagatacaaaagaaaagcATATTTGAATATGGACTATCACCACTCTCCAAACCAACCCTTCACATTGCTTTTGTGAAACTCAATAACAGTTTATTCATTCAAACTaaattaacaaagaaaaaattccGTTCAGTATAGGTTCCAAGTAGGGATTAGTGATAATTTCACTAGAAATTATGACAAAACGTGTCTCTCCTATGCATGCAAAATACAACCACGGCCCCCAAAATCATTGCACAAActgctagtttttttttttaggaacaCCTTTTTTCACCACCACTATCATTCTTAGCTTCGTCCAAAATATTGCATTTCACCGAAACTCTCTACAATCCCAAACATAACACTTTCATTGATCCAAACCTTCTAGAACCATGACCATAACTCCAAAAACAGTCTTGAATTGGCTACCATTTGTGGCGAAGTAGAACGTTACAATGGCAATTTTGCATAGAAATCCAAGAGTTTGAAGAAGTTATCCATGGAGAGAAGAAAACGATAGAAAAAGGTTATGTAGGCATTGAAAAATTGGGGCTTTGGTCATCCTCAAGAATCAATTAGTATTATGGGTTTTAAAGAGAATAACatcaattaatattaataggtTATAATAATACAATAAATTTTGTAGCTTAgattaaatattaattgattataataaataaattatgaggggtatttttggaattaaaagaGGCAAGTTGTCGGACATTTTCGAAATGAAAAAATTTGACAAACACCTCACACTTTTTATAGTAATATAGATCATCTTCAAGATCCATCCTAGGAGATCCTAGGAGAACAGATTATATGTATTATCTTCTAGATCCAGTTTAGGAGATATTCTCATTTCTATAGAATACTTCAATTCCTATatgtaggaaaaaaaagaaaaaaagaaaaaagaaacaaaagatccATTCCTCaattctttataaataaataaaaagggaaaaagtgaGTTTTAACTcactaatattaaaataaatgaaaataataattcttttaaagtATTATCTTcgtctatttaaaaaataattccaaatacatgcattttttaatgagtcatataattattattatcttcgtctatttaaaaataattccaaatacATGCACTTTTTAATGAGTATTAACAATTGATAACTAGACTCCTACACGGGAACAATTGATAACTAGACTCCTCCGTCGTAAATATGTTCTTTAACAACAATTAACAACTAGACTCTTCCATGTAAATGTTTCCctactttttaaatatattctttattattattattattaacaacAATTGACAACTAGACTCATCCTCGTAAATGTTTCACTtccttttaaatatgtttttttttttaaatatgttcttttcttctttttttccctccaAAAACAAACACCTCCTAAGAAAAGTTGAGAATATTTTTCTCCATAAACAAACATCCCATAACAAATGTGAGGTAGTTGAAATTTTTTCTCCAAAAACAAACACCTCATaggaaaagttgaaaaaaaaaaaaaaatctccattaACAAACATCCCATAGCAAAGTAGTGAAACCTCAATAGACTATAGATGAGTTTGAGTTTTGCTAGAAATaagatttatgatttttatttttatttttattttctcatggtctctttaggattttttttttcattagggCAAGTTGAGGTTAATTTCAATTACTCTGGTTGTTTGgggcattttctttgtttttagctTCACCTTCAACTCAAGAGATAGAGATacagttaaaaggtaatatattgttatttataaAAGGTAGATGAGTTTGAGTTATTAATGGAATGTTTGTTGGtggagagaaggaaaaaaaatcctagataataataataataaacatatctaaaagaaaagaaaatatttacacGAATGAGTCTAGTTGTCAATTGGTGTTGATGGCATGGCAAGTAAAAGGGACATCTTATGGAATAATATATGACTcattaaaaaatacatgtatttcaaattatttttaaataaacgaagataatactaatttaaaatttttggagttttttttcatatattttcatattagtgagtCAAAACTCATTTTTCCCTAAATAAATTCATAGAATAATTCTATTCTTGTACTTTCAACAACGAACACAGAATTtgagaaggagaaaaaaaggaaacaacttTGTAATGAGTGGGTAAACTAGGAGATCAAATCATCTTTCTTATCACATTTCCATGAACTAATATACAGAcatgcaaaattaaaaaataatatatatatatatatatatatatagagagagagagagagagagagagagagagagaaagagagaaacacCGATTAGAGGATAAATTACTATATATTCCGACAAAATTTGCACAAATAACAAGGGCATAGGTGCAATAAACACCAGAATGAGAGAAATGGAATAAAATCCACTCCTAAGCCACCCCATTATCTATTTCGatatataaaagattaaaaatgattaaaaaaaattaagctcaACAAGAAAACCATAtctcaagaacaaaaaaaataatgaattaatcattaaaataaaaataaataaataaataaacctttGATGCTCAACAACCAAATCAAACTATCTCTCAAAAGGCAAAACAAGTAAGggcaaaataacaaaataaagatgGTAAAGAAGAGAGGGTTTAGATGTGCATCACAATGACAGTAAACACATACTTGATCTAAAGACATCAATTCGAGCACATTTCATAGATTTGAAGAAAGTATTTCATCCATGGGAACTTGTGTACCTAAAGAGGGTAGGTTTTTCAAAACACTAGAAGGTGGTTGTTGGAATGGCCACTAACCATGGCAAGCCATAGTTCAAAGCAAAAACCAGTGGAAAGGAGTTTCCATGTCAGAGTCTTAGTGAAGAACAAGTGTGAGCCCATGAAATTTTCCTCACTTTTCTtacttgtttttctttaatattttcctcaTTACTTTTTAGGaggaaaaataaggaaaatgttttaatattttctttagtattttccttcctatttttttctcctattttctaTGTCATCCAAACTAACAAAAAGGTGTGTTAGCATCTCAGTTTGTGACTTAATTTGAATTCTTGTGGCTAAAATGTTTTAGTGTGTGTTCAGTTGGTTGGAACTGTGATTGCTTCAAGCATCTACTTTGGGACAGCATGGTGGCTTCTTACAAGTGTGGAGTATATCTGCGATCCAGCCTTGCTTCCAGAAGGAAGTCCATGGACATGCCCTGGTGATAACGTTTTCTACAGTGCTTCAATCATATGGGGAGTTGTGGGTCCACTCAGAATGTTTGCGAGGTTGGGAGTCTACCCAGAGATGAATTGGTTTTTCCTTGCTGGCTTCCTTGCCCCTGTTCCATTATGGTTCCTTTCACGCAAGTTCCCCAACCAAAAATGGATCAGGCTCATCCACATGCCCATTATCATAAAAGCTACAGGAAACATGCCACCAGCTAGAGCTGTGCACTTTGTGATGTGGGGAATAGTGGGAGTTTTCTTCAACTTCTATGTTCACAACAGGTACAGGCAGTGGTGGGCCAAGCACACCTATATCTTATCAGCAGCTTTGGATGCTGGGGTTGCCTTTATGGGAATCATCATTTTCTTTACCCTTCAATCTAAAGATATTTTAGGGGTGGGCTGGTGGGGGTTGGAAGCAGAAGACCATTGCCCACTGGCTTCATGCCCTAGAGCACCGAGGGTTGTGGCTGAAGGTTGTCCATCTTTTGAGGAATAGGAATGGAAGTGTGTGCATGTAGATGCTCTGCCAAATTTGTGCTCTTTCTAGGAACCATTTTAATGGTATTTATGGTGTGAATTTCCAGTAGGAATAAGACCctgaatattttatattcttatttctCTGCTTTAAGAACTTGAATTCAACTGGCTGGATTTGAAAGGAAAAACGCCGAGTgctaaagaaataagaaaatagaTTTTGACTATGTTTGGTAAGATTCGATATTAGGTGGAATAGGATAAAAAGTGCAATAATATATTCTATTCTATGTTTAGCTAACAATGAGACAGGATATGTTATCTCACATATTATCTTATGTTATAAGAATTATAAATTCGTTTCTTCTATCTACTCTCCTCCGTTGtcttaattctttttctttttcatgttagttattatgcaaaataaaatattttaac
Protein-coding regions in this window:
- the LOC100256645 gene encoding oligopeptide transporter 1; the encoded protein is MAEPQDGVTQPKPQEQQHLDIEATGDEEVNDCPIEQVRLTVPITDDPTEPVLTFRTWVLGVASCVILSFVNQFFGYRSNQLSISSVSAQIVTLPLGKFMAATLPEKPIKVPCTKWSFSLNPGPFNIKEHVLITMFANSGSGGVYAVGILTIVKAFYKRSLSPGAGYLLVQTTQLLGYGWAGLFRKYLVDSPYMWWPSNLVQVSLFRALHEKEKRSKGGLTRLQFFLIVFISSFAYYLVPNYLFPSIGTVSIICLIWKNSITAQQIGSGLYGMGLGSFGLDWATVASFLGSPLATPGFAIINILVGFFIIVYILLPLTYYNNAYEAKKFPIFSSHTFDSTGQPYNLTRILNPKTFSVDLAEYNAYSKLYLSVFFSVTYGISFATLAASVSHVALFNGSTIWQMWTKTRAAAGEKFGDVHTRLMKKNYKIVPQWWFYLILIVVLGLSLLACEGFDKQLQLPWWGILLCCALAFFFTLPIGIITATTNQQPGLNVITELIIGFIYPGKPLANVVFKTYGYISMSQALTFLSDFKLGHYMKIPPRSMFLVQLVGTVIASSVYFGTAWWLLTTVKHICDRDLLPEGSPWTCPGDDVFYNASVIWGVIGPLRMFGRLGVYPEMNWFFLAGFLAPVPVWFLSRKFPNQKWIRLIHMPIIIGATGNMPPARAVHFVMWGIVGVFFNFYVYNRYKQWWAKHTYILSAALDAGVAFMGIIIFFALQSKDIFGVDWWGLAADDHCPLASCPTAPGVVAEGCPRV
- the LOC132253333 gene encoding oligopeptide transporter 1-like, which encodes MASHSSKQKPVERSFHVRVLVKNKLCVQLVGTVIASSIYFGTAWWLLTSVEYICDPALLPEGSPWTCPGDNVFYSASIIWGVVGPLRMFARLGVYPEMNWFFLAGFLAPVPLWFLSRKFPNQKWIRLIHMPIIIKATGNMPPARAVHFVMWGIVGVFFNFYVHNRYRQWWAKHTYILSAALDAGVAFMGIIIFFTLQSKDILGVGWWGLEAEDHCPLASCPRAPRVVAEGCPSFEE